The region GCAATCCTGCTGGCGTCTTATGGGGGGAAGCAGGTCTGCTCGTCTCGCCGGCCATGTTTCGTGAAGTCGCACTGGAAGCACTGCCGATAGAACTACCCCTCTGTATTTGGGTCTCGATCCATCTTGGAAAGAACGAGGATGGTACAACCGTTGGGTTCACACGAGGTCTGCAAGGCCTGGATGTCATGGACTTCGTAACGGAAAACGCGACCGACGAGCCAGCTGATCTTTGCGAACGTTTTTACGGACTAGCAGACTATCTGCTTACCAACGGTCCTGTCATCGAAGATGGACATACGATTGGTGAAGATGCCGACGAGCGGATTCAAATCTGCTTTGACGAATCCCCCTTTGGCCATGAGTGTCCCGTCATGCGATTAAATTACACTCCCCGCCCCGGACATTCTCGGTCAGGACTTCGCTCTTAAATCGCTTGCTTTACGCTTTCGCACGTGGATGTGCATGCTCGTACACGCTCTTCAGAGTGGCAGTGCTGAGGTGCGTATAGATCTGGGTTGTGA is a window of Bremerella sp. TYQ1 DNA encoding:
- a CDS encoding DUF4261 domain-containing protein is translated as MGVSLSMIALNRGSKVSWKAFRNDLATSWPTLPSPRDVKKEENTLSFDMGHMSIAMGMMPGPIPDDSWAPPERQTWIWPDATDEMQDHRTHLIVTVIGDATPLEQSQLLTMVTASLLATCGNPAGVLWGEAGLLVSPAMFREVALEALPIELPLCIWVSIHLGKNEDGTTVGFTRGLQGLDVMDFVTENATDEPADLCERFYGLADYLLTNGPVIEDGHTIGEDADERIQICFDESPFGHECPVMRLNYTPRPGHSRSGLRS